CACTGGCACAGCGACCACACCGGGGGCAACGCCGATTTCTCCAAGCTGGGGACCATCGTGGCCCAGGAGAACGTGCGCAAGCGCCTGGCCGCGGGCGGCAGGACCCGCTTCGGCGCGGTGGAGCCCGCCAAGCCCGAAGCGCTGCCCATCATCACCTTCAGCGAGCGCGCCACCATTCACCTGAATGGCGAGGACATCCGTGCTATCCACTTCCCGCACGGACACACGGATGGCGATAGCGTGGTGTTCTTCACCAAGTCCAACGTCGTGCACATGGGAGACGACTTCTTCAACGGCATTTTTCCTTTCATCGACGTGGACAACGGCGGCAGCGTGCAGGGCATGATCGCCAACGGCGAGAAGATCCTGGCCGAGCTGCCGGACGACGTGAAAATCATCCCCGGACACGGTCCCCTGGCGGCGAAGGCAGAGCTCAAAGCCTTTATCGAGATGCTGCGCGGCACCTCCGGTGCAGTGGAGGCCGCCATGAAGCAGGGCAAGACGCTAGAGCAGATGAAGCAGGAAAGAGTCCTGGCTGCGTGGGACGAGAAGTGGGGCAAGGGCTTCCTGAAGACCGACGATTTCACCGAAATCTTGTACGCCTCGCTTACCCAGCAGCCGGCCGGGTATCACAACCACGGGCATGCGGAGGAGAGGCGGGCGGGGAACTGACCATGCGAAAAACCTTTTTTGTCGGAACGTTGATCCTTCTGGCCTCCACGCTTCACGCCCAGCAACCCGACTGGTCGAAGATCGAGATCAAGGCGGAGAAG
The sequence above is a segment of the Terriglobales bacterium genome. Coding sequences within it:
- a CDS encoding MBL fold metallo-hydrolase; this encodes MTNARFSVRVAVALLTPAAAQTLFLENLSKTFAYNAAAPLDVKETGVEKRAGATVHDLTYASPQGGRVPAAGDACRHRKVGDVPLQWRTLNVERGEPMRVGTKLAVVLVMLAATAAAQQQVDWEKVEIKAQPVAGGVYMLTGRGGNIGASVGEDGIVVVDDQYAPLAAKIQAALRSLSDKPVRFILNTHWHSDHTGGNADFSKLGTIVAQENVRKRLAAGGRTRFGAVEPAKPEALPIITFSERATIHLNGEDIRAIHFPHGHTDGDSVVFFTKSNVVHMGDDFFNGIFPFIDVDNGGSVQGMIANGEKILAELPDDVKIIPGHGPLAAKAELKAFIEMLRGTSGAVEAAMKQGKTLEQMKQERVLAAWDEKWGKGFLKTDDFTEILYASLTQQPAGYHNHGHAEERRAGN